The Maridesulfovibrio salexigens DSM 2638 region GCTTCCGGTGCCAGAATTGAGAATGTCCGTATTGTTAATGGCGAGGTCAATGGTGAAGATAATGTTGGCCTATTGGTGGGCCAACTTACCGGATCGTCAACTGTTACCAATAATGAAATTTCAGGGACTGTGAGAGGGGATGCTGCTGTTGGTGGTCTGGTCGGTATGATCAAAGGTGACCGCTCAGGCAATATTAATGTTAGTAAATCTTTCTCCACGGGCACAGTAGTTGGCGGTAAGAACGGAAACAGAGATGCGGGCGGGCTGATAGGGGCTGTATACTTATACGGATCGGAAGATGTCTTTGTGAAAGAAAGTTATTCCACAGCTAAGACAAGTGGTACTTTTGGGATAGGCGGACTAGTTGGCGGCATAAATGAATATGGAACTGGGTACGTAGTTGTTAGCGATAGCTATGCCACTGGAGAAGTGAAAGGGGATGGTTTTGTTGGTGGACTTGTCGCAGTTATGTACGGAAGTGGAAACATGGCTGTAGACAATAGTTATGCCACGGGAAATGTTTATTCTAATAATTTTCATGCAGGCGGCCTTGTCTCTTATGTTGAAGGTCTTAATAATGCGGTTGTAAGAGATAGTTATGCAACAGGAAATGTAAAAGGCAATTTATCAGTTGGTGGAGTTGTTGGTAGTGTGCGGACTGCGCAGTCTTCTGTGCGCAATTGTTATGCGCTTAATTCAAGAATTGAAGGGATATCTGATGTAGGAAGGGTTGTAGGCACTAACTGGGGCGGCACTCTTTCTGGAAACTATGCCAACCAGATAATGACTGTTGTCGGTGGTACAGTTGCTAATAAAGGACTGACAAAAGTTGATGGAGCAGATATTTGGGGTTCTCAGTATTTATCATATCAAGATTGGAGTAGAAGTCTCTGGGCGTTTCCATCTTCTTTTAGTCGCAATCCGACATTAAAAAATGCCAAGGCTTATAACGTAAATGTTCCCAAGCCTGAACCTGTAAAACCGAAGCCAGATCCATTGCCCGATCCTGTTATACCAGAACCCAAACCGGAACCCAAACCGGAGCCTAAACCGGAACCCAAACCGGAGCCTAAACCGGAACCCAAACCGGAGCCTAAACCGGAGCCTAAACCGGAGCCTAAACCAGAGACTGAGTCGGGCAATTCCCTTCCATCTGATTCTTCTCATAGTGAAGGTCCAATTAATATTGATCAAGTATATGCTAATATGGTTGATTCTCCAGATGCTTTTTTTGGAATAGAATCGAAGCCTAGTAAAGAAATTACACACAAGCAAATAACAGAGTTTAGCATTGCAGAAAAAAATGGGGATTTCTTTGTTGCAAATAAAGGAAAATTCATGAGTCTTTATAAGTATCTAGACTACTTAGAGTCAGGAGAATATCTTAAGCTTGCTCAGAAAGCGACTCTAGACGCGACATTCTTTATGATGCCTTTCCTTAAGACTCCCATTAAAATGATGCAGCTTGCACATTCAGTTGCTGAATGGACTATAGATAAATTGCAAAAATTTGAAAGGCAGGCTGGTCTTATCTATCTAGATAATGTTTTGGCTACTCGATCTACGTTTAATTTTGAACAATACATGACTACCTCACACACCAGCAATTCAATGGCTAACCGAGCTGGTGCTGATGAAATAGAGGCCATGTTTAAAGATGGTTTGATTGCAAGAGTTGATGGAAAACAAAACTTTAGTACAGGGTTAACAAGTCCAGTTTACTATAAACTGACATTCAAAGGCGCGATGGTTTTGTATACGAAAAAGGTACCACCAATAAAAATTGGCGGTTATTTTGGGACTTCAATTGGAGCTGAGCCGACTTACGAAGGAGTTGAACAAGATCCAGAATACTTTAAACATCTTTTGTTGAAGGTGCAG contains the following coding sequences:
- a CDS encoding DUF4347 domain-containing protein, translated to MRLEERIVLDGAAAVVVEHAAQAMADAHIVDNTADANAAQDSHADHEAKDAANANSGSAKTIEESDVAALLKAVAPQENQPVSVAGSAKDRTASTAPKDDHQPEEDPVTVLVASSGLADVDDLLGAAKENVVTVTYDGDTDNPDDIFNRIESALDGKQAASIGFASHSIGSGSIHLGGDYSVDADTLLSNPEMTEFWKNVGSLVESDGHIDLLGCGVADGEVGKDFISKLEQITGREIAASIDDTGNVEAGGNWLLEEGGVDLVELYFDSGKLGEFDGVLSSASITIYLDSGKSQTLTDYNGNGYYEIDSVEKLIALSRSRNPSRDWARNYELASNIDFSSRERYVDWNGDGRTGSSGDNDGFRPIGYDTDKDTADFQGVAFTGDFKGNGKTIFNLYIDRPTESYVGLFGNASGARIENVRIVNGEVNGEDNVGLLVGQLTGSSTVTNNEISGTVRGDAAVGGLVGMIKGDRSGNINVSKSFSTGTVVGGKNGNRDAGGLIGAVYLYGSEDVFVKESYSTAKTSGTFGIGGLVGGINEYGTGYVVVSDSYATGEVKGDGFVGGLVAVMYGSGNMAVDNSYATGNVYSNNFHAGGLVSYVEGLNNAVVRDSYATGNVKGNLSVGGVVGSVRTAQSSVRNCYALNSRIEGISDVGRVVGTNWGGTLSGNYANQIMTVVGGTVANKGLTKVDGADIWGSQYLSYQDWSRSLWAFPSSFSRNPTLKNAKAYNVNVPKPEPVKPKPDPLPDPVIPEPKPEPKPEPKPEPKPEPKPEPKPEPKPEPKPEPKPETESGNSLPSDSSHSEGPINIDQVYANMVDSPDAFFGIESKPSKEITHKQITEFSIAEKNGDFFVANKGKFMSLYKYLDYLESGEYLKLAQKATLDATFFMMPFLKTPIKMMQLAHSVAEWTIDKLQKFERQAGLIYLDNVLATRSTFNFEQYMTTSHTSNSMANRAGADEIEAMFKDGLIARVDGKQNFSTGLTSPVYYKLTFKGAMVLYTKKVPPIKIGGYFGTSIGAEPTYEGVEQDPEYFKHLLLKVQ